A part of Dasypus novemcinctus isolate mDasNov1 chromosome 5, mDasNov1.1.hap2, whole genome shotgun sequence genomic DNA contains:
- the NPVF gene encoding pro-FMRFamide-related neuropeptide VF gives MEIISSKRFFLLMLATSGFLTSNIFCANELMMSNLHDKETYDKYSEPRGDPSEEKERSLNFEELKDWGPKTVIKMSTPTINKMPHSAANLPLRFGRAMEEERSTGSMAKLPLRFGRNMEGSISSCVPNLPQRFGRMTSAKSVTKTLKDLLQRSTNSPSANELLHSMTYQSHEIQNPDQKHPRRLGLRQIDDAELKQEK, from the exons atggaaattatttcaTCAAAGCGATTCTTTTTACTGATGTTAGCCACTTCAGGCTTTTTAACATCAAACATCTTTTGTGCAAATGAATTAATGATGTCCAATCTTCACGATAAAGAAACTTACGATAAGTATTCTGAg CCTAGAGGAGATCCCAGTGAGGAAAAGGAACGAAGCCTCAATTTTGAAGAACTAAAAGATTGGGGACCAAAAACCGTCATTAAGATGAGCACACCCACCATCAACAAGATGCCACACTCAGCAGCCAATTTGCCACTGAGATTTGGGAGGGCCATGGAAGAAGAAAGGAGCACCGGGTCAATGGCTAAGTTACCACTAAGATTTGGAAGAAATATGGAAGGGAGCATCTCCAGTTGTGTTCCTAATCTTCCCCAAAGGTTTGGGAGAATGACCTCAGCCAAAAGTGTCACTAAGACACTGAAGGATTTGCTCCAACGATCCACAAATTCACCTTCTGCCAATGAGTTACTTCACTCCATGACCTACCAGTCCCATGAAATTCAGAATCCTGACCAAAAGCACCCAAG GAGACTGGGACTCAGGCAGATAGATGATGCAGaactaaaacaagaaaaataa